A window from Podospora bellae-mahoneyi strain CBS 112042 chromosome 1 map unlocalized CBS112042p_1, whole genome shotgun sequence encodes these proteins:
- the NIT8 gene encoding Molybdopterin synthase catalytic subunit (COG:H; EggNog:ENOG503P48G), which translates to MTTQDQVNPPPPEGESFISLPGIYVSLTDLPLDILSIMDKVRSPEAGAIVTFAGTTRNNFASKPVTSLTYTSYRPLALQTLSSIASSLLTKHALRGIAIVHRLGTVPIGEESILIAVSSAHRKAAWLAGEEALEECKEKLEVWKREEFEDGGVWRANRDGHQGAEVKEGSKGE; encoded by the coding sequence ATGACAACCCAAGATCAAgtcaaccccccacccccagagGGAGAatccttcatctccctcccgGGAATCTACGTCTCCCTCaccgacctccccctcgacaTCCTCTCAATAATGGACAAAGTCCGCAGCCCAGAGGCGGGCGCCATCGTCACCTTTGCCGGCACGACAAGAAACAACTTCGCCTCCAAACCCGTCACCTCCCTAACCTACACCTCGTACCGCCCCCTAgccctccaaaccctctcctccatcgcctctTCGCTTCTGACCAAGCACGCCCTAAGAGGAATCGCCATCGTCCATCGCCTGGGCACAGTCCCCATAGGCGAGGAGAGTATCCTCATCGCGGTGAGCTCTGCCCATCGGAAGGCTGCGTGGCTcgcgggcgaggaggcgctggaggagtgcaaggagaagctggaggtttGGAAAcgggaggagtttgaggatgggggggtttggagggctAATAGGGATGGGCATCAGGGGgcggaggtgaaggaggggagcaaGGGCGAGTAA